A genomic region of Candidatus Pseudomonas phytovorans contains the following coding sequences:
- a CDS encoding MFS transporter: MTNPNVSIEDVPINNFHQLLTLRSGGGSFVDGYVLSIIGVAMVQMSAGLSLNSFWQGMIAASALIGIFFGGFFGGWLTDHFGRKRVFFVGPILFILASVAQFWVESALALFLLRFAIGIAVGIEYPVATSLLVEFLPKKNRGPRLATLTVLWFAGAATAYLAGEAILRHGGDDAWRLVLASAAVIGALLFAIRLGTPESPRWLISKGRLAEAEQVIKRVYGNGFSLKNLPEEPKSRKLSFLSLLHSGYGKRMLFVTMFWTCSVIPVFAVYAFAPKVLGALNLKGDWASIGSIAITFLFVVGCIVGTRLLNTIGRRTTLLHSFFWSGLALLGLGAFSNGNEMLILVLFGAYALFIGGAQVLQLVYPNELFPTEIRAGAVGVGTSMSRVGAAVGTWLVPIALDSYGIGATMYAAAAVTFVGLAFSVALAPETRSLNLQQAASLS, translated from the coding sequence ATGACAAATCCGAATGTTTCGATTGAAGATGTACCGATCAACAACTTCCACCAATTGCTGACCCTGCGTTCCGGCGGCGGTTCGTTTGTCGATGGCTATGTACTGAGCATTATCGGCGTGGCCATGGTGCAGATGTCTGCAGGCCTGAGCCTGAACAGTTTCTGGCAGGGCATGATTGCCGCTTCGGCGCTGATCGGCATTTTCTTCGGTGGCTTTTTCGGCGGTTGGCTGACCGACCACTTCGGCCGTAAACGCGTGTTTTTCGTTGGTCCGATCCTGTTCATCCTGGCCTCGGTCGCGCAGTTCTGGGTTGAGTCGGCGCTGGCCTTGTTCCTGCTGAGGTTCGCCATCGGCATCGCCGTAGGCATCGAATACCCGGTCGCTACCTCGCTGCTGGTGGAGTTCCTGCCCAAGAAAAACCGCGGCCCGCGCTTGGCAACCCTGACGGTATTGTGGTTTGCCGGTGCCGCTACCGCCTACCTGGCCGGTGAGGCGATCCTGCGTCACGGCGGCGACGATGCATGGCGTCTGGTGCTGGCCAGTGCTGCCGTGATTGGTGCGTTGCTGTTTGCCATCCGCCTGGGTACCCCTGAATCGCCACGCTGGCTGATCAGCAAAGGCCGCCTGGCTGAGGCCGAGCAGGTGATCAAGCGTGTCTACGGCAACGGTTTTTCGCTGAAGAACCTGCCGGAAGAGCCCAAGTCCCGCAAGCTGTCGTTCCTCAGCCTGCTGCACTCCGGCTACGGCAAGCGCATGCTGTTCGTCACCATGTTCTGGACCTGCTCGGTGATCCCGGTGTTCGCCGTGTACGCGTTCGCCCCGAAAGTGCTGGGCGCGTTGAACCTGAAAGGTGACTGGGCATCGATCGGCTCCATCGCCATCACCTTCCTGTTCGTGGTCGGCTGCATCGTTGGCACCCGCCTGCTCAACACCATCGGCCGGCGCACCACACTGTTGCACAGCTTCTTCTGGTCGGGGCTGGCGCTGCTGGGCCTGGGCGCTTTCAGCAACGGCAACGAGATGCTCATTCTGGTGCTGTTCGGGGCCTATGCTTTGTTCATTGGTGGCGCCCAGGTGCTGCAACTGGTGTACCCCAACGAATTGTTCCCCACCGAAATCCGCGCTGGCGCCGTGGGCGTGGGCACCTCGATGTCGCGGGTCGGCGCCGCAGTCGGCACCTGGCTGGTGCCCATCGCCCTCGACAGCTATGGCATCGGCGCCACCATGTACGCCGCTGCTGCCGTGACCTTCGTCGGCCTGGCCTTCTCGGTCGCTTTGGCCCCGGAAACCCGTTCGCTGAACCTGCAACAAGCAGCGTCGTTGAGCTGA
- a CDS encoding dihydrodipicolinate synthase family protein, which yields MKFEGIYTPAITPLAADGSIDKAAFAEVLEYLVESKIHGVIIGGSTGEYYAHTTQERIELAAQAKDVLNGRLPLIVGTGGIRTEDAVAFAQHAKEIKADALLVGTPPYALPTQQEIALHVKAVDAAAGLPIMLYNYPGRMSVSMGEEFFDAVADVKNIVAIKESSGDMAQLHRLAIHRPNIQLSCGWDDQALEFFAWGAQSWVCAGSNFIPREHVALYEACVIEKDFAKGRKIMAAMMPLMDFLEGGKFVQAIKNGVALNGLKTGGVRKPLYDLDDAEKQELKRVVTELKATIAQIK from the coding sequence GTGAAATTCGAAGGCATCTACACCCCGGCAATCACTCCGCTGGCTGCGGACGGCTCGATCGACAAGGCGGCGTTCGCCGAGGTCCTCGAATACCTGGTCGAATCGAAAATCCATGGCGTCATCATTGGTGGCTCAACCGGCGAGTACTACGCCCACACCACTCAGGAGCGCATCGAGCTGGCCGCCCAGGCCAAGGACGTACTCAACGGCCGCCTGCCGCTGATCGTCGGCACCGGCGGCATCCGCACCGAAGACGCCGTGGCTTTCGCCCAGCACGCCAAGGAAATCAAGGCTGACGCGCTGCTGGTCGGCACCCCGCCATACGCGCTGCCAACCCAGCAGGAAATCGCCCTGCACGTCAAAGCGGTCGACGCCGCTGCCGGCCTGCCGATCATGCTCTACAACTACCCAGGGCGCATGAGCGTGAGCATGGGCGAAGAGTTTTTCGATGCCGTGGCTGATGTGAAGAACATCGTCGCCATCAAGGAAAGCTCCGGCGACATGGCCCAACTGCACCGCCTGGCCATCCATCGCCCGAACATCCAGCTGTCGTGCGGCTGGGACGATCAGGCTCTGGAGTTCTTCGCCTGGGGCGCCCAGAGCTGGGTCTGCGCCGGCTCCAACTTCATCCCGCGTGAGCATGTGGCCCTGTACGAGGCTTGCGTGATCGAGAAGGACTTCGCCAAAGGCCGCAAGATCATGGCTGCCATGATGCCGCTGATGGACTTCCTTGAAGGTGGCAAGTTCGTCCAGGCCATCAAGAACGGCGTGGCCCTGAACGGCCTGAAGACCGGCGGCGTGCGCAAGCCGCTGTACGACCTGGACGACGCCGAGAAGCAAGAGCTCAAGCGCGTGGTCACCGAACTGAAAGCCACCATCGCCCAGATCAAATAA